From a single Bacteroidota bacterium genomic region:
- the metH gene encoding methionine synthase has translation MNKDYTLRLSGLEPLVITKETNFVNVGERTNVTGSKMFLRLIREGNFEEALAVARQQVEGGAQIIDINMDEGMIDGTESMVKFLNLIASEPDISRVPIMIDSSKWEIIEAGLKCVQGKCVVNSISLKGGEEEFIRQARIVKRFGAAVIVMLFDEQGQADNYERRIEIAERAYRVLTEIVHFPAGDIIFDPNIFPVATGMEEHRKNALDFFKGTKWIKDNLPGAKISGGVSNVSFSFRGNDKVREAMHSAFLFHAINNGMDMGIVNPSQLEVYDQIDKELLEHVEDVLLDRRDDATERLLELAERVKGKGKESVVDDEWRKGTVEERLSHALIKGIVEFVEADTEEARLGYDKPLHVIEGPLMAGMNIVGDLFGAGKMFLPQVVKSARVMKKAVAVLMPYMEEEKRKNGNMTTNQGKILMATVKGDVHDIGKNIVGVVLACNNYEIIDIGVMVPADKILEVAVREKVDVIGLSGLITPSLDEMVYVAKEMERLGMNIPLLIGGATTSRAHTAVKIDPVYSGPVVHVLDASKSVPVAASLISPDQRVASEKKFKDEYEQFRIDYKNRKKDKNFVDLAKARANKIPVSFDNIVTPQFLGTKVFDNFPLEELRQRIDWTPFFLTWELVGRYPTIFDDKIVGVEAKKLFDDANKMLDKVINEKLLTARGVIGFYEANAVGDDVIITDKGQPTTFSFLRQQNEKAADQPYLCLADFVAPKESGKQDYLGMFAVTAGIGIEPLVEAYEKDHDDYNSIMIKAIADRLAEAFAEKMHELVRTEYWGFAAGEQLTDDEIIREKYNSIRPAPGYPACPDHTEKRKLFDILQAELNAGIVLTENFAMYPASAVSGFYFANEASKYFAVGKIQKDQVEEYAKRKNVSIDYVEKWLSPNLGYDD, from the coding sequence ATGAACAAAGATTATACATTACGCCTTTCAGGCCTTGAGCCATTAGTAATTACTAAGGAAACCAATTTTGTAAACGTAGGTGAAAGAACCAATGTTACAGGTTCGAAAATGTTTTTACGCCTTATCCGTGAAGGAAACTTTGAAGAGGCTTTAGCTGTTGCCCGTCAGCAGGTAGAAGGTGGTGCTCAAATTATTGATATCAATATGGATGAGGGGATGATAGATGGAACAGAATCCATGGTTAAATTCTTGAATTTAATTGCGTCTGAGCCTGATATTTCAAGAGTGCCTATTATGATTGATTCATCGAAATGGGAAATTATAGAAGCTGGTTTAAAATGCGTGCAAGGTAAATGCGTTGTAAATTCTATTTCGCTTAAGGGTGGAGAGGAAGAGTTTATACGCCAGGCCAGAATTGTAAAACGTTTTGGTGCTGCTGTTATTGTAATGCTTTTTGATGAACAAGGACAAGCGGATAATTATGAACGTAGAATTGAGATTGCTGAAAGAGCCTATAGGGTTTTAACGGAAATAGTTCATTTCCCTGCAGGCGATATTATTTTTGATCCAAACATTTTTCCTGTGGCTACGGGTATGGAAGAGCATAGAAAAAATGCATTGGATTTCTTTAAAGGAACTAAATGGATTAAAGACAATTTACCGGGTGCTAAAATTAGTGGTGGTGTTTCCAATGTTTCCTTCTCGTTTAGAGGAAACGATAAAGTGCGTGAAGCTATGCACTCTGCCTTTTTATTCCATGCCATTAACAATGGAATGGATATGGGTATTGTTAATCCAAGCCAATTGGAAGTTTACGACCAGATAGATAAAGAATTATTAGAGCATGTAGAAGATGTTTTGTTGGATAGAAGAGATGATGCAACAGAACGTTTATTGGAACTAGCCGAACGCGTAAAAGGAAAAGGAAAAGAAAGTGTAGTTGATGATGAATGGCGTAAAGGCACGGTGGAAGAGCGATTAAGCCATGCTTTAATAAAAGGGATTGTTGAGTTTGTAGAAGCAGATACAGAAGAAGCCAGATTGGGTTATGATAAACCTTTACATGTAATTGAAGGGCCATTAATGGCGGGTATGAATATAGTGGGTGACTTATTTGGTGCCGGAAAAATGTTTTTACCACAGGTAGTTAAAAGTGCACGTGTAATGAAAAAAGCGGTTGCTGTTTTAATGCCTTATATGGAAGAGGAAAAACGTAAGAATGGTAACATGACCACCAACCAGGGTAAAATATTAATGGCTACGGTGAAGGGTGATGTGCATGATATTGGTAAAAACATTGTAGGTGTAGTATTGGCTTGTAACAATTACGAAATAATTGATATTGGTGTAATGGTGCCTGCTGATAAAATTTTAGAAGTTGCCGTTAGAGAAAAGGTGGATGTAATTGGTTTGAGTGGATTGATTACACCTAGTTTAGATGAAATGGTATATGTAGCCAAAGAGATGGAACGTTTAGGCATGAATATTCCTTTGTTAATTGGTGGAGCTACAACCAGTAGAGCACATACTGCAGTTAAAATAGACCCTGTTTATAGTGGCCCTGTGGTACATGTGTTGGATGCCAGTAAGAGTGTGCCGGTGGCAGCAAGTTTAATCAGCCCTGATCAGCGTGTGGCATCTGAAAAGAAATTTAAAGACGAATACGAACAGTTTAGAATTGATTACAAGAACCGTAAAAAGGATAAAAATTTTGTAGACTTAGCTAAAGCAAGAGCCAATAAAATACCTGTGAGTTTTGACAATATAGTAACACCTCAATTTTTAGGAACTAAGGTATTTGATAATTTTCCATTGGAAGAATTACGCCAACGTATAGACTGGACGCCTTTCTTTTTAACATGGGAATTAGTGGGTCGTTACCCTACTATTTTCGATGATAAAATAGTAGGAGTAGAAGCCAAAAAATTATTTGATGATGCTAACAAAATGTTAGATAAAGTAATCAATGAAAAATTGTTAACGGCTCGTGGGGTAATTGGTTTTTATGAAGCCAATGCTGTTGGTGATGATGTAATAATAACTGACAAAGGGCAACCAACAACCTTCAGCTTTTTACGTCAACAAAATGAAAAAGCGGCTGACCAACCTTACTTATGTTTAGCTGATTTTGTGGCTCCTAAAGAAAGCGGTAAGCAAGACTACTTAGGTATGTTTGCTGTTACAGCAGGTATTGGTATTGAGCCACTGGTTGAAGCTTACGAAAAAGACCATGACGATTATAATAGTATTATGATAAAAGCCATCGCTGATAGGTTGGCAGAAGCTTTTGCCGAAAAAATGCATGAGTTGGTAAGAACAGAATATTGGGGTTTTGCTGCGGGTGAACAATTAACAGATGATGAAATTATCCGCGAAAAATACAATAGTATTCGCCCGGCACCGGGTTATCCTGCTTGTCCTGACCATACTGAAAAACGCAAGTTGTTCGATATTTTGCAAGCGGAATTAAATGCAGGTATTGTACTTACGGAGAACTTTGCTATGTATCCGGCATCGGCAGTAAGTGGTTTTTATTTTGCCAATGAAGCCAGTAAATATTTTGCGGTAGGTAAAATTCAAAAAGACCAAGTTGAAGAATACGCTAAGCGTAAAAATGTAAGTATTGATTACGTAGAGAAATGGTTATCGCCAAACTTAGGATACGATGATTAG
- a CDS encoding four helix bundle protein, giving the protein MTVAEGQKLAAINMRDFKKYDIWNDSMKLVKQVYQFSETLPKEEKFGLVSQMCRATISIPSNIAEGTSRNSDAEFKRFLEIAIGSSFELETQLLLCAELGFTKEETTTSLIEEINKVQKQINNLILKIRQDYK; this is encoded by the coding sequence GTGACAGTTGCTGAAGGCCAGAAGCTAGCTGCTATAAATATGAGAGACTTTAAAAAATACGATATCTGGAATGATAGTATGAAATTGGTAAAGCAGGTTTATCAATTTTCAGAAACATTACCAAAAGAAGAAAAGTTTGGATTGGTTTCTCAGATGTGTAGAGCAACGATTTCTATTCCGTCAAACATTGCAGAAGGAACAAGTAGAAACAGTGATGCTGAATTTAAACGATTTTTAGAAATAGCAATTGGTTCATCTTTTGAATTAGAAACCCAATTGTTGTTGTGTGCAGAATTAGGCTTTACAAAAGAAGAAACGACAACTTCTTTAATAGAAGAAATAAATAAAGTTCAAAAGCAGATAAATAATTTGATTTTGAAAATTAGACAAGACTATAAATAA
- a CDS encoding homocysteine S-methyltransferase family protein, which translates to MNIYDILKQRIVILDGAMGTMIQRHHLEEADFRNEALANHAHPLKGNNDLLSITRPEIIKDIHRLYFEAGADIVETNTFSGTTIAQADYHLEHLVDDINYYSAKLAKEVADEMTAKEPHKPRFVAGAMGPTNRTLSISPDVNDPGYRATTFDELVKAYKQQAFKLIEGGVDILLIETIFDTLNAKAALYAVDEVFEELGKHYPVMISGTITDASGRTLSGQTTEAFLISMQHAPLMSIGLNCALGASALRPYLQVMAAHSPFFVSAYPNAGLPNEFGQYDESPAAMAKQVEEFCKEGLVNILGGCCGTTPDHIKAIADMAAKYEPRALMPLAAGN; encoded by the coding sequence ATGAACATATACGACATATTAAAGCAACGGATTGTAATTTTAGATGGTGCAATGGGCACAATGATTCAACGCCATCATTTAGAAGAAGCTGATTTCAGAAATGAGGCTTTGGCTAATCATGCACATCCATTAAAGGGTAATAACGATTTACTTTCTATTACCCGTCCGGAAATTATTAAAGATATTCATCGTTTGTATTTTGAAGCGGGTGCTGATATTGTTGAAACCAATACTTTTAGTGGAACTACTATTGCACAAGCTGATTACCACTTGGAGCATTTGGTAGATGATATTAATTACTACTCGGCAAAATTAGCCAAAGAAGTGGCTGATGAAATGACGGCTAAAGAACCGCACAAACCAAGGTTTGTAGCTGGTGCAATGGGGCCAACTAACAGAACTTTATCTATCAGTCCTGATGTAAATGACCCTGGTTATAGAGCTACTACTTTTGATGAATTGGTAAAAGCCTATAAACAACAAGCCTTTAAGTTAATTGAAGGTGGAGTTGATATTTTATTGATTGAAACCATTTTTGATACTTTAAATGCCAAGGCTGCATTGTATGCGGTGGATGAAGTATTTGAAGAATTGGGTAAACATTACCCGGTTATGATTTCCGGAACTATTACTGATGCCTCCGGAAGAACCTTATCTGGTCAAACAACGGAAGCCTTTTTAATTAGTATGCAACATGCTCCTTTAATGAGCATCGGACTAAACTGTGCTTTAGGGGCAAGTGCATTAAGGCCGTATTTACAAGTTATGGCTGCACATTCACCATTTTTTGTAAGTGCTTATCCAAATGCAGGCCTGCCAAATGAGTTTGGACAGTATGATGAAAGCCCTGCTGCTATGGCTAAACAGGTAGAAGAGTTTTGTAAAGAAGGATTGGTGAATATTTTGGGTGGCTGTTGCGGAACTACTCCTGACCATATAAAAGCTATTGCTGATATGGCTGCTAAGTATGAACCGAGAGCGCTTATGCCTCTGGCTGCTGGCAACTAG